The proteins below come from a single Faecalibaculum rodentium genomic window:
- a CDS encoding helix-turn-helix domain-containing protein, producing MPTINFNEYFANQLKDPEFHQQFIEEKAILDSALAISEARHQAGLSQRQLSDRAGVPQSTIARVEREKNTSLATISKIASALGKSMKITFE from the coding sequence ATGCCAACCATTAATTTCAACGAATATTTTGCGAATCAGTTAAAAGACCCAGAATTTCATCAACAGTTCATTGAAGAAAAAGCCATTTTGGATAGTGCTCTGGCTATCTCGGAAGCAAGGCACCAGGCTGGACTCAGCCAAAGACAACTATCCGACCGGGCTGGAGTTCCACAGTCTACGATTGCAAGGGTCGAACGCGAAAAAAACACCAGTCTGGCAACTATTTCCAAAATCGCAAGTGCGTTGGGAAAAAGCATGAAAATAACTTTTGAATAA
- a CDS encoding SH3 domain-containing protein — translation MNRILYTLLAAAVLGLAGCTACTPKQEDKTAETDKQTLSAITLSSEFHTAKVDEEIDIAVKTTPAGTELKQEDFEISGGTLTVDGATVKFKAAEAGNYTIKATKDKITSNTLTIEIVAGEDTEQADGGQQAPAADQGTAYVDPGTQGVQQPAADASAGTQTPADNTQNSGSQGDGSQNTDSQPATPSVLTVKQVLSNPAKYDGQTITVQGSLPQAAVTGPDGQPATVIYPAAGDTSQRLYLSGLKLDFGGCDAKLTGVMKQGANGIWTLDVTSAEQTGPSGVAGDQTGKPVSELPKSGTFHFTVDRVRIRYGTDGLKSRESGKYFNKGDSVKYNKVYEKDGYTWISYKAYSGKTCSVAVGDAKTVQYGWAD, via the coding sequence ATGAATCGAATCCTGTATACTCTTCTCGCCGCAGCGGTACTGGGACTGGCAGGCTGCACAGCCTGCACCCCGAAACAGGAAGACAAGACGGCAGAAACCGACAAACAGACATTGTCGGCAATCACCCTGTCATCCGAATTCCATACCGCGAAGGTGGATGAGGAAATCGACATTGCAGTCAAGACGACTCCTGCCGGCACCGAGCTGAAGCAGGAGGACTTTGAAATCAGCGGCGGAACGCTCACCGTGGATGGCGCAACCGTCAAATTCAAGGCCGCCGAAGCCGGCAACTATACCATCAAGGCGACCAAAGACAAAATCACCAGCAACACCCTGACCATTGAAATCGTGGCCGGGGAAGACACGGAACAGGCCGATGGCGGACAGCAGGCACCCGCAGCCGATCAGGGCACCGCCTATGTGGATCCCGGAACACAGGGTGTTCAACAGCCTGCCGCGGATGCTTCCGCCGGCACACAGACGCCGGCTGACAACACACAGAACAGCGGTTCCCAGGGCGATGGTTCGCAGAACACAGACTCTCAGCCTGCCACGCCTTCGGTGCTTACCGTCAAGCAGGTTCTGAGCAACCCGGCAAAATATGACGGCCAGACCATCACCGTCCAGGGGTCCCTGCCCCAGGCAGCAGTGACAGGCCCGGATGGACAGCCTGCCACTGTGATCTATCCCGCAGCCGGAGACACCTCCCAGCGCCTGTATCTTTCCGGTCTGAAACTGGACTTCGGCGGCTGCGACGCGAAGCTGACAGGGGTGATGAAACAGGGAGCCAACGGCATCTGGACCCTGGATGTCACCAGTGCCGAACAGACCGGGCCGAGCGGTGTCGCAGGCGACCAGACCGGCAAGCCGGTGTCCGAACTCCCGAAATCCGGCACCTTCCACTTCACGGTGGACCGCGTCCGGATCCGCTATGGAACCGATGGACTGAAATCCAGGGAAAGCGGCAAGTATTTCAACAAGGGCGATTCCGTGAAATACAACAAGGTCTACGAAAAGGACGGCTATACCTGGATATCCTACAAGGCCTACAGCGGCAAGACCTGCTCGGTGGCAGTCGGAGACGCGAAGACCGTACAGTACGGCTGGGCAGACTGA
- a CDS encoding magnesium transporter CorA family protein: MMELWKTQEGTLHRLETPEPGCWVRLTDPDEKELAWVKETFGIPGKDLEGPMDLQETPGARVTDESAQILLDVPALSQGVDGGFQAIPLGLVVKKDVVVTVSSRKNTVLDALTAGKGPVPDTASPVEFVNGVLAAVARNYQDDLRKLDARRQEVETRAGEQVAKQDLITLHNVETSLIWFGCSLKANVKALEQLRDQLSSSEFCQEQETLEEAAGEMNQAAAMTDMYREIASATRGLVADLADNRLNNVMKFLTSMTLVLAVPTIVSGFYGMNVNEDSIPLADLTHSFLVVVVLTLVLTVLVIVVLKKKKML, translated from the coding sequence ATGATGGAACTCTGGAAAACACAGGAGGGGACACTGCACCGGCTGGAAACACCTGAACCAGGGTGCTGGGTGCGGCTCACAGACCCGGATGAGAAGGAACTTGCATGGGTGAAGGAGACTTTCGGCATTCCCGGAAAAGACCTGGAGGGTCCCATGGATCTCCAGGAAACGCCGGGTGCCCGGGTCACGGATGAGTCTGCGCAGATCCTGCTGGATGTACCAGCCCTGAGCCAGGGAGTGGATGGCGGGTTTCAGGCCATTCCACTGGGGCTTGTGGTGAAGAAGGACGTGGTGGTGACTGTCAGCAGCCGGAAAAACACGGTCCTGGATGCCCTGACAGCCGGGAAGGGACCGGTGCCAGATACAGCCAGTCCGGTGGAGTTCGTGAATGGTGTGCTGGCAGCGGTGGCCCGCAACTATCAGGATGATTTACGGAAGCTCGATGCCCGACGGCAGGAAGTGGAAACCAGGGCGGGGGAGCAGGTCGCAAAGCAGGACCTGATCACACTGCACAACGTGGAAACCTCCCTGATCTGGTTTGGCTGCAGCCTGAAGGCCAATGTGAAGGCGCTGGAACAGCTCCGGGACCAGCTGTCTTCGTCGGAATTCTGTCAGGAGCAGGAGACACTGGAGGAAGCGGCGGGGGAAATGAACCAGGCAGCGGCCATGACGGACATGTATCGGGAGATCGCGTCGGCGACCCGGGGCCTGGTGGCGGATCTGGCGGACAACCGGCTGAACAATGTCATGAAGTTTCTGACCTCCATGACGCTCGTACTGGCAGTCCCGACCATCGTGTCCGGGTTCTATGGCATGAATGTGAACGAGGACTCCATCCCGCTGGCGGACCTGACCCACAGTTTCCTGGTCGTGGTGGTCCTGACGCTGGTGCTGACGGTGCTGGTGATCGTGGTCCTGAAAAAGAAGAAAATGCTGTAG
- a CDS encoding sugar phosphate isomerase/epimerase family protein, translated as MKPCIITDQITQNLAIASKTIRDHGLHLVELHGIEGKSVECLSEKEAQSAKALLDQAGLETASLATTLFFMAPLYDDYEISLFKPEFAVFRGSIQDHLKQLDHACHLADIFGCSILRVFPFRFPDNRPGKKGGTEEDLDKIAHIMKQAADIAAAHGKVLVLENCPYSHLPKGKMTQEIVHRVNSPALKMLWDPGNSYRAEVTQVPEKWLGLRLEEEFQAVKDDIGHMHLKNYHYDDTKAKPFVHVGLLEGDIDYGSLLPKMAALNAAVSLEPELEPDACVRDMDGLVQEAREMA; from the coding sequence ATGAAACCATGCATCATCACAGACCAGATCACACAGAATCTGGCAATCGCTTCCAAAACCATCCGGGATCACGGACTGCATCTGGTGGAACTCCACGGCATCGAGGGCAAGAGCGTGGAGTGCCTGAGTGAAAAAGAAGCCCAAAGCGCAAAGGCGCTCCTGGACCAGGCGGGGCTGGAAACAGCCAGTCTGGCCACGACGCTGTTCTTCATGGCTCCGCTGTACGACGACTATGAAATTTCGCTGTTCAAGCCGGAGTTCGCGGTGTTCCGGGGATCCATCCAGGACCACCTGAAGCAGCTGGACCATGCCTGTCACCTGGCGGACATCTTCGGGTGCAGCATCCTTCGGGTGTTTCCCTTCCGGTTTCCTGACAACAGACCCGGAAAGAAGGGCGGCACCGAAGAGGACCTGGACAAGATTGCACACATCATGAAACAGGCAGCAGACATTGCCGCGGCACACGGCAAGGTACTCGTCCTGGAAAACTGCCCCTATTCCCATCTTCCCAAGGGGAAGATGACGCAGGAGATCGTGCACCGCGTCAACTCCCCGGCATTGAAGATGCTCTGGGATCCGGGCAACAGCTACCGGGCAGAAGTCACACAGGTGCCGGAGAAGTGGCTGGGACTGAGGCTGGAGGAAGAATTCCAGGCCGTGAAGGACGACATTGGCCACATGCACCTGAAAAACTATCACTATGACGACACGAAGGCGAAACCCTTTGTGCACGTGGGCCTGCTGGAGGGAGACATTGACTATGGCAGCCTGCTGCCGAAGATGGCGGCACTGAACGCAGCGGTATCCCTGGAGCCGGAGCTGGAGCCGGATGCCTGTGTCCGGGACATGGATGGCCTGGTGCAGGAAGCACGAGAGATGGCGTGA
- a CDS encoding cellulase family glycosylhydrolase, which produces MIIDWHILSDGNPAQYQEQARAFFGNVSGKYAGNPAMIYELCNEPNGSDVTWPVVKSYAESVIQEIRANDKNALILVGTPQWNQAETEAGKDLLKDAGNMMYTVHFYAATHKDQQRQDLSTAYDQKLPMFVSEFGITEASGNGALDEQSGQTWIDLLDQDKISRVAWATSDKDEASSIFRPGTNPDSPSLSDLTEWGQWLRKAYTGKDTSEEKDSQDTSGSSEKTAELKSGDNELEVSLRQSNTWNSDGMVFTQFDLTLTNHSDQPVTGWSEVLNFTKEVSIDQSWNGDISASGNTVTVKPGQYHATIQAGESVKDIGFIVKSDGMVEQK; this is translated from the coding sequence GTGATCATTGACTGGCATATCCTTTCCGATGGCAACCCTGCCCAGTACCAGGAACAGGCCAGGGCATTCTTCGGAAACGTTTCCGGAAAGTATGCAGGCAATCCCGCGATGATCTACGAACTATGCAACGAACCAAACGGTTCGGACGTGACGTGGCCTGTTGTGAAATCCTATGCAGAATCTGTCATTCAGGAAATCCGGGCCAATGACAAAAACGCCCTGATCCTGGTCGGCACACCCCAGTGGAATCAGGCGGAAACCGAAGCCGGAAAGGACCTCCTGAAAGATGCCGGCAATATGATGTACACCGTGCATTTCTACGCCGCGACCCACAAAGACCAGCAAAGGCAGGACCTGAGCACCGCCTATGATCAGAAACTGCCGATGTTTGTCTCCGAATTCGGCATCACCGAAGCCTCGGGAAATGGGGCCCTGGATGAGCAGTCCGGCCAGACCTGGATCGACCTGCTTGACCAGGACAAAATCTCGCGTGTTGCCTGGGCCACCAGCGACAAAGACGAAGCCAGTTCCATCTTCAGGCCAGGCACCAATCCGGATTCCCCTTCCCTGTCCGATCTCACTGAATGGGGCCAGTGGCTCAGGAAGGCGTACACGGGCAAGGATACCAGCGAAGAGAAGGACAGCCAGGACACATCGGGCAGCAGTGAGAAAACTGCCGAATTGAAATCCGGTGACAATGAACTTGAAGTTTCACTGAGGCAAAGCAATACCTGGAACTCCGATGGCATGGTTTTTACCCAGTTTGACCTGACCCTGACCAACCACTCCGATCAGCCGGTCACAGGCTGGAGCGAGGTGCTGAATTTCACGAAAGAGGTCTCGATCGACCAGTCCTGGAATGGGGATATTTCTGCAAGCGGCAATACAGTCACAGTGAAGCCGGGGCAGTATCACGCCACCATTCAGGCCGGAGAATCGGTGAAGGATATCGGGTTCATTGTGAAAAGTGACGGCATGGTGGAGCAGAAGTAA
- the tnpB gene encoding IS66 family insertion sequence element accessory protein TnpB (TnpB, as the term is used for proteins encoded by IS66 family insertion elements, is considered an accessory protein, since TnpC, encoded by a neighboring gene, is a DDE family transposase.) codes for MTGLDDISRLYLVTEPVDFRKGIDGLGTYVQSILNTDPFQNAMFVFTNKRHNKLKLLHYDGTGFWLLHKQLSKGTFKWRMSSPDPFLQISPQQLDWLLEGLDINQKRAFRHVMPQYI; via the coding sequence ATGACTGGACTTGATGATATTTCCCGATTATACCTGGTCACTGAACCTGTGGACTTTCGCAAAGGCATAGATGGACTGGGTACATACGTCCAGTCGATCCTGAACACTGATCCATTCCAGAATGCAATGTTCGTCTTCACCAACAAACGACACAACAAGCTTAAGCTCCTCCATTATGACGGTACAGGGTTCTGGCTCCTTCACAAGCAGCTGAGCAAAGGAACCTTCAAATGGCGGATGAGTTCCCCGGATCCGTTTCTGCAGATCTCCCCACAGCAGCTGGACTGGCTTTTGGAAGGACTGGACATAAACCAGAAGCGGGCTTTCAGGCATGTGATGCCTCAATATATCTAG
- a CDS encoding ADP-ribosylglycohydrolase family protein, with product MAAMRVSGCGYVANSLEKVKALSKAVTEVTHNHPEGLKGAQATAVAVYLARTGKTKDEIRKYITENYYPIDFTLDEIRETYRFNETCQDTVPQAMEAFFESTDFEDAIRNAISVGGDSDTLAAITGSIAEAYYGVPEDIRNRAEEFLDDRLSGILKEFEQRFPAKVEV from the coding sequence ATGGCTGCCATGCGTGTCAGCGGATGCGGCTATGTGGCCAATTCCCTGGAGAAAGTGAAGGCTCTGTCCAAAGCCGTGACGGAGGTCACGCACAACCACCCGGAGGGCCTGAAGGGAGCCCAAGCCACGGCCGTGGCAGTGTATCTGGCACGGACCGGCAAAACGAAGGACGAAATCCGGAAGTACATCACGGAGAACTATTACCCGATCGACTTCACGCTGGATGAGATCCGGGAGACCTATCGGTTCAACGAAACGTGTCAGGATACAGTCCCCCAGGCCATGGAGGCATTCTTCGAATCCACGGATTTTGAGGATGCGATCCGCAATGCCATCTCAGTGGGCGGAGACAGCGATACGCTGGCTGCCATTACAGGATCTATTGCGGAGGCCTATTATGGGGTACCGGAGGATATCCGGAATAGGGCGGAGGAATTCCTGGATGACCGCCTTTCGGGCATCCTGAAAGAGTTTGAGCAGCGGTTCCCCGCTAAGGTGGAAGTGTAA
- a CDS encoding nucleotide pyrophosphohydrolase — protein sequence MDSVKQAQEILKQIRDEREWKQFHTPANLAKSICIESAELLECFQWSNDVFDLQDVKEELADVFSYCLLLADTLDLDPMDIVMEKAGKTRKKYPVEKAKGKSTKYDKL from the coding sequence ATGGATTCGGTTAAACAGGCACAGGAGATTTTAAAACAGATACGGGATGAAAGGGAATGGAAGCAGTTTCACACTCCAGCCAATCTTGCAAAATCTATTTGTATAGAAAGTGCGGAGCTTCTCGAGTGTTTCCAGTGGAGCAACGATGTTTTTGACCTGCAGGATGTCAAGGAGGAGCTGGCTGATGTATTCAGCTATTGTCTGCTTCTGGCAGATACCCTGGATCTTGACCCCATGGACATAGTCATGGAAAAAGCCGGTAAGACCAGAAAAAAGTATCCGGTTGAAAAAGCGAAGGGTAAGAGTACGAAATATGACAAGCTCTGA
- the tnpC gene encoding IS66 family transposase — protein sequence MDFLSSFDFENYTRKSMKESLESLDHDDLVDAALFLADNLFLKDQINRKAAMDRFASKSEQLFISLFNEAEEIASTSSPEDLDESAVLETVSKERPASPKKRRSMKEKAKALPEKIIDVYPDAGKDPVCPVCGTAMKELKPTVHRTIKYVPQRLYVEVEVDHNYVCPKGCEDEDGKPVMVPAARKEAPLLENTMSSPSLVSHIIAQKTVMGLPLYRQEQDWQRRGFNLGRSIMANWMIRSSQIYGEALVDRMIQDFRECDVVHMDETVLKCLEVSRDQDRTNCYMIVGVSAEHEARQMVIYQFKKSRAQKFVWEFLGEGFEKALMSDGFEGYDNYTAAVHLSCMAHARRHLYDAVKIRADYQTFKNLPDDTEMKLKHIRENPALGILLEPLGNINRLYEVESRAKKKKLSREEVYELRQKESKPLFDQVIAGMERIARSFDSGSKAVKGANYFLKRKDSLALYLEDGNYPIDNNLAERMVKPFVIGRKGFLFADTEAGAEATAVWYSLSQSAIMNGLVPEKYIEYVLTRLKNEGIREEVLEDLLPYSRTLPGHLYKK from the coding sequence ATGGACTTCTTATCTTCTTTTGACTTCGAAAACTACACCCGCAAATCCATGAAAGAAAGCCTCGAATCTCTGGATCATGATGACCTGGTCGATGCCGCTCTCTTCCTGGCCGACAACCTGTTCCTGAAAGACCAGATCAACAGGAAGGCGGCCATGGACCGCTTCGCTTCCAAAAGCGAGCAGCTTTTCATATCCCTGTTCAACGAGGCGGAAGAGATCGCATCCACGTCTTCTCCCGAAGACCTGGATGAATCAGCTGTCCTGGAAACTGTGAGCAAAGAGAGACCGGCGTCCCCCAAAAAGCGCAGATCCATGAAGGAGAAAGCAAAGGCGCTTCCTGAAAAGATCATCGATGTGTATCCGGATGCAGGCAAGGACCCGGTGTGCCCTGTATGTGGCACAGCCATGAAGGAGCTGAAACCGACTGTACACCGGACCATCAAATACGTTCCGCAGCGCCTCTATGTCGAAGTGGAAGTGGATCATAATTATGTCTGCCCCAAAGGTTGTGAAGATGAGGATGGAAAGCCTGTGATGGTCCCGGCTGCCCGCAAAGAAGCACCGCTTCTGGAGAATACGATGTCTTCGCCTTCTCTTGTGTCCCACATCATAGCCCAGAAAACAGTCATGGGACTGCCTCTTTACAGACAGGAACAAGACTGGCAGCGAAGAGGATTCAACCTCGGCAGGAGTATCATGGCAAACTGGATGATCCGGTCTTCCCAGATTTATGGAGAAGCTCTGGTGGACAGGATGATACAGGATTTCAGGGAATGTGATGTGGTCCATATGGATGAGACCGTACTGAAATGCCTGGAAGTGAGTCGGGATCAGGATCGGACGAACTGTTACATGATCGTCGGGGTCAGCGCAGAGCATGAAGCCAGACAGATGGTCATTTATCAGTTCAAGAAGAGCAGGGCCCAGAAGTTCGTATGGGAATTCCTGGGAGAAGGATTCGAAAAGGCCCTGATGTCAGACGGATTCGAAGGCTACGATAATTACACAGCAGCCGTCCATCTGAGTTGTATGGCCCATGCGAGGCGGCATCTGTATGATGCGGTGAAGATCCGTGCAGACTACCAGACATTCAAGAATCTGCCAGACGATACAGAAATGAAACTGAAACATATCAGGGAGAATCCGGCACTGGGGATCCTGTTGGAGCCACTTGGGAACATCAACAGGCTTTATGAAGTGGAGAGCAGAGCGAAAAAGAAGAAACTGAGTCGGGAAGAAGTATACGAACTGAGGCAGAAAGAGTCTAAACCGCTTTTTGACCAGGTGATCGCAGGAATGGAGCGGATCGCCCGGAGTTTTGATAGTGGTTCGAAAGCAGTAAAGGGAGCAAACTACTTCCTGAAAAGGAAAGACTCGCTGGCCCTTTATCTGGAGGATGGGAACTATCCGATCGACAATAACCTGGCGGAGCGGATGGTGAAGCCGTTCGTGATAGGCCGGAAGGGGTTCCTGTTTGCGGACACGGAAGCAGGAGCGGAAGCAACAGCAGTATGGTACAGTCTGAGCCAATCGGCAATCATGAATGGGCTGGTGCCTGAGAAGTACATCGAATATGTGCTGACAAGGCTGAAGAACGAAGGGATCAGAGAGGAAGTACTCGAAGACCTGCTTCCATACTCCAGGACACTTCCAGGACATCTGTATAAGAAATAG
- a CDS encoding ABC transporter ATP-binding protein, whose amino-acid sequence MSEVTLKNIKKVYPNGFQAVKDFNLDVKDGEFVIFVGPSGCGKSTTMRMIAGLEDITDGDLIIDGNRVNDVEPKDRDIAMVFQNYALYPHMTVKENMEFPLKIRKMPQDEIDRRVAQAAKTLDLEKLLDRKPKALSGGQRQRVAMGRAIVRDPKVLLLDEPLSNLDAKLRGQMRVEISRLHERLGATMIYVTHDQTEAMTLGDRIVVMSDGEVQQIDTPQYLYDHPANKFVAGFIGSPQMNFLDGTVTEKNGKVAVRVGDTDIAIDQAKGKVLKDGGYMGREVTIGVRPEDLYDTPEHLELYKDSKAKAKVAVRENLGAEIYLYTDFNGAQLTARVDPESKTQVGDEVELSFNPAKIHVFDNETGKAIE is encoded by the coding sequence ATGTCAGAAGTAACATTGAAGAACATCAAGAAAGTCTATCCCAACGGCTTCCAGGCCGTGAAGGACTTCAACCTGGATGTCAAGGATGGCGAATTCGTGATCTTTGTCGGACCTTCCGGCTGCGGAAAGTCCACCACCATGCGTATGATCGCCGGTCTGGAGGACATCACAGACGGCGACCTGATCATTGACGGCAACCGTGTCAACGACGTGGAACCCAAGGACCGGGACATTGCCATGGTCTTCCAGAACTATGCCCTGTATCCCCACATGACAGTGAAGGAAAACATGGAATTCCCCCTGAAGATCCGGAAGATGCCGCAGGACGAGATCGACAGACGTGTCGCTCAGGCTGCGAAGACCCTGGACCTGGAAAAGCTGCTGGACCGCAAGCCCAAGGCCCTGTCCGGCGGCCAGAGACAGCGTGTGGCCATGGGCCGTGCGATCGTCCGCGACCCGAAGGTCCTGCTGCTGGATGAGCCCCTGTCCAACCTGGATGCCAAGCTCCGCGGCCAGATGCGTGTCGAGATCTCCCGTCTGCACGAGCGACTGGGCGCCACGATGATCTACGTCACCCACGACCAGACCGAAGCCATGACACTGGGCGACAGGATCGTGGTCATGAGCGACGGCGAAGTGCAGCAGATCGACACCCCGCAGTACCTGTATGACCACCCGGCCAACAAGTTCGTGGCAGGCTTCATCGGCTCTCCCCAGATGAACTTCCTGGACGGGACCGTGACAGAGAAAAACGGCAAGGTGGCTGTGCGTGTCGGCGATACAGACATCGCCATTGACCAGGCAAAGGGCAAGGTCCTGAAAGACGGCGGCTACATGGGCAGGGAAGTGACCATTGGCGTGCGTCCGGAGGATCTGTATGACACACCGGAGCACCTGGAGCTGTACAAAGACTCCAAAGCGAAGGCCAAAGTGGCAGTCCGCGAGAACCTGGGTGCAGAGATCTACCTGTACACAGACTTCAACGGGGCGCAGCTGACGGCCCGTGTGGATCCGGAATCGAAGACCCAGGTGGGCGACGAAGTGGAACTGTCCTTCAACCCCGCAAAGATCCACGTGTTCGACAACGAAACCGGCAAGGCCATCGAATAG
- a CDS encoding DUF2075 domain-containing protein: MTSSDIPGERAQLIDFPFDSKLPTVLEDQSFGVNWPVVYILNSEKEAYIGETSNASQRMSEHLKNCERTRLTTSTIVYDSSFNKSVILDLESTLILYMTTDGRYELQNRNAGQSQAHNYYQRAAYQTRFNQIWQDLIDHQMARKSLEEIQNSNLFKFSPYKTLTVDQYRVCMDVISIILKKNAEQAGLTTYQQFEVPSDPIFVKGSAGTGKTVLAVYLVKAFSELAHYSKEDILSLSDRFSWLTEDETLLEEAAKLSPGFKIGLVIPVTSMQKTLKNVFRELKMASVKVVSPQDAAKEKWDLLIVDEAHRLRQRKNITGYKAFDDTCRRLGLDKHKASQLDWILKCSRFQVFLYDVAQHVMPSDAPEEAFRKWLHSATHIFSLSSQMRCWGGEDYLNYVKKIFSDCPPETRLSFSDEYTFSIYESAAHLQAEIVSLNQVWGLCRMVAGYGWDWITRKEKSIHTDPELFDFELDGHRFIWNSVQSDWVNSEHALDEVGCIHTIQGYDLNYVGVLIGPEVVINPQTQRIDVDLSNYYDKKGKAGTDFEEVRDSILRTYAVLCSRGIRGTLNYAVNPEVREYLKRYCPVVL, encoded by the coding sequence ATGACAAGCTCTGATATACCCGGTGAAAGAGCTCAGCTCATTGACTTTCCCTTTGACTCAAAACTGCCGACAGTCCTTGAAGATCAGTCTTTTGGGGTCAACTGGCCGGTAGTCTACATCCTGAACAGTGAAAAGGAAGCGTATATTGGTGAGACTTCGAACGCTTCCCAGCGCATGTCAGAGCATCTGAAAAACTGTGAACGGACTAGGCTGACCACTTCCACGATTGTGTATGATTCATCTTTCAACAAGTCTGTGATTCTTGATCTGGAATCTACATTGATTCTGTACATGACCACGGATGGAAGATATGAACTGCAGAATCGAAATGCAGGACAAAGCCAGGCCCACAACTACTATCAGAGAGCGGCTTATCAGACCAGGTTTAACCAGATCTGGCAGGATCTGATTGATCACCAGATGGCGCGGAAATCTCTGGAGGAAATTCAGAACTCAAACCTGTTCAAGTTCTCTCCATATAAAACACTGACTGTGGACCAGTACCGAGTCTGTATGGATGTCATTTCCATTATTTTAAAAAAGAATGCCGAACAGGCAGGTCTGACGACATATCAGCAGTTTGAGGTCCCTTCAGACCCAATATTCGTAAAAGGTTCAGCCGGAACAGGAAAAACGGTACTGGCAGTTTATCTTGTAAAGGCATTTTCAGAGCTGGCTCATTATTCAAAAGAGGATATTCTTTCCCTTTCCGATCGTTTCTCCTGGCTGACAGAAGATGAAACACTGCTTGAAGAGGCTGCAAAGCTGTCCCCGGGATTCAAAATCGGCCTGGTCATTCCTGTTACCTCCATGCAGAAGACGCTGAAAAATGTATTCAGGGAACTGAAGATGGCTTCAGTCAAAGTTGTCTCTCCGCAGGACGCTGCAAAGGAAAAATGGGATCTTCTCATTGTTGATGAAGCACATCGGCTGCGGCAGAGGAAGAATATCACCGGTTATAAGGCGTTTGATGATACCTGCAGACGACTGGGCCTTGACAAGCACAAGGCATCTCAGTTGGACTGGATACTGAAATGCAGCCGATTCCAGGTGTTCCTGTATGATGTGGCACAGCATGTAATGCCTTCGGATGCGCCGGAAGAGGCTTTCAGGAAGTGGCTACATTCAGCAACCCATATTTTTTCCCTTTCATCTCAAATGCGATGCTGGGGTGGTGAAGATTATCTGAACTATGTAAAGAAAATATTCAGTGACTGCCCACCCGAAACAAGGCTGTCATTCTCAGATGAATATACTTTTTCGATTTATGAATCCGCTGCTCATCTGCAGGCTGAGATAGTCAGTCTGAACCAGGTATGGGGTCTGTGTCGGATGGTTGCCGGCTACGGCTGGGACTGGATCACAAGAAAAGAGAAAAGTATACATACAGATCCTGAACTGTTTGATTTTGAACTGGACGGACATCGATTCATCTGGAATTCTGTACAAAGTGACTGGGTCAACAGCGAACATGCTTTGGATGAAGTTGGCTGTATCCACACTATTCAGGGATACGATCTGAACTATGTCGGAGTCCTGATTGGACCGGAAGTCGTCATCAACCCACAAACGCAAAGAATTGATGTAGATCTCTCAAATTACTATGACAAGAAGGGAAAGGCAGGAACAGACTTTGAGGAAGTCAGGGACTCCATTTTGCGGACCTATGCTGTTCTCTGCAGCCGCGGTATACGAGGAACACTGAATTATGCGGTTAATCCAGAGGTCCGGGAATACTTGAAACGATATTGCCCTGTGGTTTTATAG
- a CDS encoding type II toxin-antitoxin system RelE/ParE family toxin, whose protein sequence is MGKKIDSDIFEIRSKISSNNQRALYFHVSNNRYVITHGFTKKTQKTPKSEIQRAKTIKKEFEEEVKHANH, encoded by the coding sequence ATGGGTAAAAAAATAGATAGTGATATCTTTGAAATACGCTCTAAAATAAGTTCAAATAATCAGCGGGCACTATATTTTCATGTAAGCAATAATCGCTACGTTATAACGCACGGATTTACAAAGAAAACTCAAAAAACTCCAAAATCAGAAATACAAAGAGCCAAAACCATAAAGAAAGAATTTGAAGAAGAGGTAAAACATGCCAACCATTAA